The window TAATGGagacatcacacaagtttttCACTTCACAGCTGTGTCTTGATAAAAGCGGTTTTGTCATTCATTATCATTAAGATGTTGCAAATGCTAAGGGTTGATGGTGTTGTTAAGTTGAGACCACATATGCCAGGAAAATGCAGTTCATGTCCTTAAAATATTCTTAGTACCCAACAGTTACTTAACACACAGGCTTCTAGGGACTCAGGTGTGTTGGTGGTCATAGATGATCAGAAAATTGACTTTTTCATGAGGTTGCCATTTGTGGCTTTGTGGTCCTCTAGaatagtggttcccaaccttttttattgtatgtaccCCCTCAGCCATATTGGATGGGCTCAAGTACTTCATCACCAGCAGTCATGTTCCAAATGTGTCCATTTTTAACtgatttaaaacagtttttaacACTGTTATTTAGCCTATACAAAAGTGGATATTGCTAAGTTGATAAGTTTAAGCTTGATGTTTTAATTTAAAGGCTACTTCTACCACGTATAGTGGCAGAAGCTAGATGTTTCAATTTCTATTGAAGTATGAAAAGTATGAAAACATTAATAATATCCACTTTTATACAGTAATGAGTGTTATATATTTAGAAGATACATTGGGTATCGATGAATGCTaagttcatctgacagggctgtgggggtaccTCAGACCACAAAGGTTTGGAACCACTGAGATGATTTGTAAAAGTTAATTTGTAACATTTAATGTGGAGTTAGTTacacatttctttaaatatgaaatttcaaatatttcttattttattgcTGTCCCCTGCTGACTGCTTATTCAACCACAAAGTTACACTAGTGCAATAACTCATATTTTACAGGAGGCCCTCCCTAAGTCTTCCTCTTTGATTACACAGCTATGAGTCGTGCACAACTCTGTATTCCAGCCAGTTTAACAGAAGAGACTGCCTGAGTGAAGCAATGCAATTCCAATGGCGTCAATTCATTCACATCAAATCAGTCTGATTTCTGTCCACTTGTTGCTCATAATGTGCCCGAGCAGATTTCTTAACACTCACTCTGACTTACTACAGTACATGAAAGAACACCTGATCCTATTGAAACATGTattttgcatgtactgtactcGATGTTCTCTTGTTGTTGGTTACTCATTCAATCCCAGAATATACAAATATGGTCCTTGAAATTTGAAACATCAAAACGTATCTGGTTTAACTCTCTGAATCCTGATTTAACATTTGTCTGTTTTTACCCCTAACCCTccactttattgttttttcgTATTCCAAATTTCACAAAAAGCCTAGAGCCCCCAAGACGTCTGTATGCAACTTTGTGTGTATCTTTTCTCTTccctttctttaaaaaaaaaaaagtagttcatACATATTCTGTCAAATAGCTGTACTTTTAGGGCTCAAACTACTAAACACCCTGAAGCAGGactgatttaaaagaacaaatCTTTTCCTGATCCCAGTCTGGCAGCTGAAAAAACAGAAAGTTTATTGTTTTACTTTGGTGCAACTGGGGCTTCATTCAGCCTGACATCTCATGCTGATCATTACATAAATGCACATTCCTCAAAACTAATTATAAGGACGCAAAACCCAGAcagaaatgtctcagtttttttCTCAGATGTACTCTGTAAACACAATACAGAAATATAAATTATCGCAGTGCATTGCTgtagttgttttatttttattcttggTTCTGTTGCATAACTCTAAGTCAGCATAACTTAACTGAGTCAGAACACATACAACTGTTGTTGAATGAATTGTCATCACAGAGTCACTTATTGACTGCAATCTGTTTTGTAACACAAGGTGACAGAGGATAAGCAAGGGTCATGGTGTTGAAAACTCACATGGTGACAGAAAACATTAAAGAAACTGACAAAGAAAACACTTACCTATAAAACAAAATTACTTTAGGTTGACCTCACATTTGAGGGCATGCACaggtgcgcacacacacgcacacacacgcacgggcatacacacacacacacacacacacacacacacacacacacacacagagaggagcgacacatacacacagagaccctCTATCACCCTATCCTTCAGTAACCAATAAAGGGCAGTCTCAGTGCAAAGAGGGCAAAGAGCTGAGCATAGTCACGTGCACAATCTTGATGCTGGAGCTCACATTAACTGAAACACTTCAACAAGATATTGTTCCTGCACAGCAAGGACTCCTGCATTCTACCTCAGTGTTCAGTGAACGAGCTACTAATACCTCAAGAGGTTTTAGTGCACTTCTAATAATCCAAACTTCTGAAAAGCCGTTGGACTTTAAACGCTGATTACCAGTGTTGACTCACCGCAGCAAgacaacatttttctttttttgattttgtggCTATTTTAAGGACCTCTCTGGAACACTTTGCCaggattttatttaaattgaagGTATCATGTGTTATTTGAGTCgccattcttattttttttgggaGATATTTTATGTAATGCGAGAAGATTAAATTCAGCAAGTAAGTCTATCAATTGGTATTATTACATAACACCTTTAATATACTCTGGATAGTTTTCTCCAATATTTTTCACAGGGGCTAGAACATTATTTCTTGCACATCCAAGTGTTCTCAAGGAACGTACCAACAACAGGATCTATAGTGCCGTTAACATCAAGTCATTTTGCGGAGTTGTGCTTGTACAAAACTATGGCTTTTGGGGATCTCCTAGAGCAGGTGGGGAGCACAGGACGCTTCCAGATCCTGCATGTGACGCTTCTCTGCATGCCAGTCCTGTTGATGGCCAGTCACAACCTGCTGCAGAACTTTGTGGCTGCGGTGCCTCCTCACTACTGCaacgcacacacaaacctgTCTCAGTCCCAGCTGAGCCCAGAGGAAACGCTGCTGATCACAGTGCCGCAAGACCAGAAAGGGAAGCTCCAGAAGTGCCAGCGTTACGTTACTCCACAGTGGCATCTCCTGACTAAGAACGGGAGCGCCGGCTCAGGGGAGGACGGAGACACTAAGGAAGGTTTGGATGTTGATCTGCAGGGATGCAGAGACGGATGGTCCTATAACATGACTGATATGAGCTCAACGATCATATCTGATGTACAGTAGGAATACATATCTTTTTTGCTTTTAACGTGTATATGTTTTTTGGTCACGTGTTAAATTGTATTCCATTTTTGTCAGTGGCATTTGGTGTGTGATCTGCGCTCTTTAAAGCAAATGGGACAAACAGTCTACATGGGAGGTGTGCTTGTGGGAGCTGTTGTCTTTGGAGGTCTTTCAGACAGGTAACATTAATCTTATCCCTACTTTATTGTGTGGTTTTTGTTACTATTAAGAAAGTTATCTGGCACAGTCAACCATgcatgtaacttttaaatatgAGTGAATATCACATAGGACAACTTAACTCTTGTACATGCAGTTTCCGAAAAAATAGCTACTTATTCAAGTCATATAATTTGATATAGTCTGACCAAATCCATCTGGCTCCTAGATATGGTCGACGCATCCTCCTGGTCATTTCTAACCTGCTCATGGCAGTGTCGGGAACATGTGTTGCTTTCTCAAACTCCTTCACCCTCTACTGTGTGTTCCGCTTTGGCTGTGGCATGGCTCTGTCTGGCCTGGGACTCAACACCTTCTCGCTCAGTAAGATATTTAGCTGGATAGAGTACAGTTAGTGTAGAATGACTGAACTGGATGCAGTCAACATGCATGCTGATGATAGAGTACTAATTGGACCAAAATATCTCTTGTTCTGTGATTCTTCAATTTCAAGTTGTGGAGTGGATCCCCACTCGTGTGCGAACTGTGGTGGGGACAATAACAGGTTACAGTTACACAGTGGGACAGTTGATCCTGGCAGTCATAGCCTACTTCATCCGGGACTGGAGGTGGCTAACCCTGGCTGTGTCCTTGCCCTTCTATGTTTCCTTCCTTATCTCATGGTGAGATGCCGAGTATTGAACTGCAAATAAAAGTTTGGGTTGCAACCAGAATTACTGATTAATGTTTAAAGTTGCAAAGATTTAGCGATCAAATATAAAGTTATTGTACTattaacaaataaactaaacaaatatCTCACACAGGTGGTTTCATGAATCTTCAAGATGGTTAGTTATGAGTAATAAGCCCGAACAAGCCATCAAGAACCTTAAAAGAGTGGCCAATTTTAACGGACGGCatgaagagggagaaaaaatCGACATTAAAGTAAGGgaactttgtgtgtttgtgttattgcaCCATCTATATGTGCTTAGAATTCTGTATACAATAATTTTGAAACTGAGAGAACTCTCTTTTTGCATACTAGATGCTGCGAGAGTCCATGACGAAAGAGATGTCCTGTTCGCAGGGCTCCTACTCTTTCCTGGATCTGTTCCGCACACCCACAATGAGGACAATAACAATCAGCCTGAGTGCTGTCTGGTACATGTCCTGCACTGCAAACTCAGGGGCAGTTTTTAAGCACCTTCTATGAAATTGAAATTACattgtgcatgtttttgtatACACTAACGTAGGTTTTCAACGAGCTTTGCCTACTATGGTCTTGCTATGGATCTGCAAAAGTTCGGGGTGGATATCTACTTAATCCAAGTGATCTTCGGAGCTGTTGACATCCCTGCTAAAGTCTTCGTAACTGTGTCTATGAGTTTTATTGGACGACGTCCATCACAATGTGGTGCTTTGATCCTTGCTGGAGTCACTATTTTGATCAACCTGCTAGTACCTTACAGTATGTTTAAACCATATTACACATCCATGGTTTACTACAGAAACAACAGAGTGATCTGATGAATGTTCCACTCCTGTGCAGATAAATCAACTACACGGACTTGTCTGGCTGTACTGGGTAAAGGTTGCCTTGCTGCCTCCTTCAGCTGCTGCTACCTTTACTCTGGAGAACTGTACCCAACCATCATTCGGTAAGTCTTATTTGGcaacaaataaatgtttaacatttatttgaaatttatttatttaaaacagttaGTTTTTTAGGTAAATTTACCTATGTTATTACAgaattttatcttttttattaatgtatttagttcagtttattttgtttattgaaGAAATCCAGTCTCTATTTATGAATGAGCCAGATGTTTCTCTACTGGACTGAGTAAATTGCTATTCGCTGAAAAATTTGAAATGTGAACATTGCTTCAGAAGTCCGCAGGCTACTCCAGTTTTATTTAGAAGATGTAATTGATTTAACAAATAGGCTgcaacaaatacatacacacatggtgTTAAGTTGGGGCTACTTTGTGTTGAGACAGAAATAACTTAACTACCAATACCAAAATACTGCAAACTACAGCAAATGGGGGCTGGCTGTGCATTTTTGAGGGATGCATTTTCATGGATTTATTGGGACAATATTATCAACAGCAGGGGATCATGATCATGACAAACTGTGTTCTGTCCATTTTCTGATCAATTTAACTTTCACCCTTAGGTGTTTTGCAGCACAAACTATATGTTTTAATCACTTTTATGGCCTTTATTTGCTGTCTTCTCTCGTTGACAAAAATGATCATACCATAACCTTGCATGTAAATTACGAAATTCGTAGAaggcttcttttaaaaaaaaatgtgacaccAACTTACAAACAAATttacaaaacacattcacacatcttTTCCTGTCAAATGTTCCATAAATCAGTAAAATGTGTGTTAAAATGTGAGATGTGACGCCAACAAGCATACCGTGTTAAAGCATCTTTTCCAGGTCAGTTATAGTAACTTAAAACCCCCTGTCCCCATCGTACGTTCTTTATATATTGAACTATAACTGCACAGTTATCTGTGAAACATAAACTTGAacatttacttaagttaaaTTCAATGtccattttctaatattttatgcCAAGCATGCTGTACACCTTCATCAGTTTTTTCTAGTATTGCCCTTTGAAAACAAATTAACCTAACCCATTTTTAAGATGTTTCCcaaatttgtaaaataaaaacagtccgCATATGCATTGCTACTTTATTACCAGCACCACAATCACTGGTTTAAAGGAAGAGTGTAGTTAtggctgttttctctctctctctctctcagtcagaATGGCATGGGCTGGGTATCCATGATGGCTCGTGTAGGAGCCATGGTGGCCCCTATGGTGCTTCTCACGGGCGAATACATACCTTGGCTTCCAGGTTTAATCTACGGAGGAGCTCCGATTCTTAGCGGAGTGGCTGCAATATTTCTTCCAGAAACACTTGGCTCACCCCTTCCTGACACGATAGAAGACGTGGAGGACAGGTAAGATCAAGCTCCAGCATTATATCCCTGCATGTCCCAAAACGGTACACAGGAGGGCTCTAGATCAGGCCCTTACAGTAGGTCTATCATCATGGTTTactcaacaaacaaaaaaagagactgaAGAAActtgaagaaagagagagagagagagagagagagagagagagagagagagagagagagagagagagagagcgagagcaagagagagagagagagacagatttaCCCATATTTGCATTTTCTATTGTAATCACAGGGGATCTGGGAGAAGCTCCAAAATGCCACCAAAGGAAGCAATTATCCTGCAAGACACCCAGGCCAATCTCATAAAGCAGGCTGCCTGAAGGCATCTATATTGTACTCCTGATGTTTTTGCTGACATGTTAACAAAAGTAGAATGGTTActgctgtttatttgtttgatttccATATAAAGTTTATTGTGTTGTATGATTGCTggacttctttaaaaaaatatatcattacTTTATATACAATCCTGTAtttgtaaacaaaaatgtattttcttcctAATCAACACCTATGCATTtatgacttgtgtgtgtgtgatttttctTACTTACAGTCTGTTGAACCCAATTACTCAGCATTATTTCATATCAAGGTCCTATTTAAAATTGTCTGACTCACTGTCAGCTAAATTTACTCAAACAAGTCAGATGAAGAAGAAATAAATTAATGACTTAaatttaaatacagtaaaaccAGTGCCACCCAATGGGAGACAGAAATACAACAGCAACAGCTGAAAAAGGTAATTGATTCTGAGAAGTCAATCAATGAGTAAACCTACCTGATGTTACATAATCTTTCCCCAAAGAAAGCATAAAGTATTACTATCACACATACACCCTTAGTACTAGGGATACTAgtactttttaactttttaacttTATGTTCTACATAACAACCTCTGGTGTCCCATAAATAAacgaaaaacatttaaaattggGAAAACAAAAATTGTGTTTGATGCATTTGTGATAAACTGCTGGTGGTCAGGAGATTGACTTTTAAACTGGAGGAAGTTTAATAAACTGCATTAGCTAAATATTTGTATGTACATTCACTTTAAATGCTTTGAatcaataaacaaataaaagaaacttAACATTTAACAGTAATCTAATATTTCCATATTTTTGCTACGATGGATGCCTGGATCTCAAACTGCATTCCGAAGTAAAGTAAATGTTCAGCGCTGCAGTTCAGTTGCACTGCCAACTCATTCTCATAAACACCACTGTTGTATCTATAAAGTGTGTTTCTATTAAATGGGGAAATATTACTGTACACAATACAGGATACCACTCATGTCTTACAAAGGGGACTCTTCTGGTGTGTGACTTATGAATCTTGCTGTTGTGCCACCATCTATGTATATATGCTAATGTTGAAGCTAAACTAAACAATCATTGGTATATCTGATCAACTCAGAAACTATAAgctaaaatgtaacattaaatCTTGACCTGTATaaaatatgcatgcacacatattgACCTGTATTTCTCACATCATTAAGATTCTTGTTCCTAAAGGTCTCAGtgttaaaagtattttttatttttttttaaattgttataatataatataacaatgCTCATCAAGCAGgatgtgtgtcttgtgtgtctgGCACTTAGCTATGACTTCAGAGAGCACAACTACCATGTGAAACAGTCTCCTTATCACTATATTAAACATATATCAGATGTTATGTGTGTACTCCTGAGACACTCAGCATATCGTATGCCAGATGAGTCAAACCGTAAGATAAAAGAGCAATCAAAATGCAGAGCAAAGCTTTCTCTAGAAATATCTACATCATAAAACGatataaataaagatttattttctcATATGAACAagtagattttttatttttattttacagtattttacaaTCTATGATAatctcatatttttgttacatgtACTCTGTAAAcacaataggctacataaataCAAATTATTTAAGTGCATTGCTGtagttcttttactttttattcttGGTTCTGTCAACTCTTAGTCAGCATAACTGAGTCAGAACACCTACAACTGTTGTTGAATGCAAACTGTTTTGTAACTCAAAGTGATatagtggagctgctcagtggccagcagatcagacagTGGTTGTattgggcagcttccaggtataaatgtgtaactgtgtgaatgtgaccaGGGTGATcgtgcaaaagagaggcttcctctcagtgaaccttccctgaataaataataaaaaaaagcaacataaaaAAGCAAGGGTCATGATGTTTAAAACACACATGGGGACAGAAAGTCTCAGTGCAAAGAGGGCAAAGAGCTGATGTGCACACTCTTGATGCTGGAGCTCACATGAACTAATATACttctaaaaaaatgtttttgcacaGCAAGGACTCTGCATTCTACCTCAGTGTTCCGTGAGCTACTAATACCTTAAGAGGTTATAATGCACTTTTAATAATCCAAATTTCTGAAAAGCCATTGGACTTTAAACGCTTATTACTCATGTTGACACACTGCAGCAAAACAACTTTTTTATAAGGACCTCTTTCTGGAACACTGGTCAATCATAACTCACTGTACAACCCCTTCAAATAATCTGGCATTAAAGTAACCAGAAGCTAATAGACAAATTCTGTCAGCTACCGTGATACTAGGGGAATTATGATGTGTAGATAGGGCTGGGCAgcatatcaatattatattgatatcgatatatgaggctagatatcacCTTAAATTTGGGATGtcgtaatattgtaatatgacatgtattgtcttttcctggtttacaGGCTGATGATGAACTTACCTAACTGTTCAAGCTGTTcctttatttgcctttaaccaccgtcattatgtccacattattggtgattatttatcaaaaagctcattgtgtattttgtgaaagca is drawn from Sander vitreus isolate 19-12246 chromosome 13, sanVit1, whole genome shotgun sequence and contains these coding sequences:
- the slc22a6l gene encoding solute carrier family 22 member 6 translates to MAFGDLLEQVGSTGRFQILHVTLLCMPVLLMASHNLLQNFVAAVPPHYCNAHTNLSQSQLSPEETLLITVPQDQKGKLQKCQRYVTPQWHLLTKNGSAGSGEDGDTKEGLDVDLQGCRDGWSYNMTDMSSTIISDWHLVCDLRSLKQMGQTVYMGGVLVGAVVFGGLSDRYGRRILLVISNLLMAVSGTCVAFSNSFTLYCVFRFGCGMALSGLGLNTFSLIVEWIPTRVRTVVGTITGYSYTVGQLILAVIAYFIRDWRWLTLAVSLPFYVSFLISWWFHESSRWLVMSNKPEQAIKNLKRVANFNGRHEEGEKIDIKMLRESMTKEMSCSQGSYSFLDLFRTPTMRTITISLSAVWFSTSFAYYGLAMDLQKFGVDIYLIQVIFGAVDIPAKVFVTVSMSFIGRRPSQCGALILAGVTILINLLVPYNKSTTRTCLAVLGKGCLAASFSCCYLYSGELYPTIIRQNGMGWVSMMARVGAMVAPMVLLTGEYIPWLPGLIYGGAPILSGVAAIFLPETLGSPLPDTIEDVEDRGSGRSSKMPPKEAIILQDTQANLIKQAA